A genomic stretch from Plasmodium reichenowi strain SY57 chromosome 4, whole genome shotgun sequence includes:
- a CDS encoding memo-like protein, with product MENYRRAYHSGSWYTNKREVLKSKIEESFKRANAQKQNVKAAICPHAGYDYALETNSHVYASIDVENVKNIFILGPNHHIYNKGFLFPRVEKYETPFGFLQINKQIILDIIKSDTHNLYNFIDPDDDEEEHSIEMQLPLIKYIIKDKDIKIVPIYVGSIGNDLKKIDLFANPLKKYFQDQHNLFLFSSDFCHYGPRFRFTNILQKYSDTFIFKQIENMDKDAVNIISHHDLTGFVDYLNETHNTICGSNPIKIMLNLLQHYSASVSTKLMHYSQSNHAKSRSDSSVSYAGVISTVN from the exons ATGGAAAATTATAGAAGAGCATATCACAGTGGCTCTTGGTATACCAACAAAA gAGAAGTGTTGAAAAGTAAAATTGAGGAGTCATTTAAAAGGGCAAATGCACAAAAGCAAAATGTCAAGGCAGCCATATGCCC CCATGCGGGATATGACTATGCGTTGGAAACTAATTCTCACGTGTATGCAAGCATAGATGTAGAAAATGT gaagaacatttttattcttgGCCCAAATCATcacatttataataaaggCTTTTTATTTCCTCGTGTTGAAAAATATGAGACACCATTTGGatttttacaaataaataaacagA ttatattagatataataaaaagtgATACACACAATTTGTACAATTTTATCGATCctgatgatgatgaagaagaacATTCTATAGAAATGCAATTGCCactaataaaatatataattaaaga TAAggatataaaaattgtaCCTATATATGTAGGCTCCATAGGaaatgatttaaaaaaaatagacTTATTTG ctaatcctttaaaaaaatatttccaAGATCAACACAActtgtttttattttcttctgATTTCTGTCACTATGGACCAAG ATTTAGATTTACgaatatattacaaaaatattccgatacatttatttttaaacaaATTGAA AATATGGACAAGGATGCGGTCAACATAATTAGCCATCATGATTTAACAg GATTTGTTGATTACCTGAATGAAACGCATAACACCATTTGTGGATCGAATCCCATTAAAATTATGCTAAAT TTACTTCAACATTATTCAGCATCAGTATCCACAAAATTAATGCATTACTCTCAG tcAAACCATGCTAAGAGTAGGAGTGATTCTTCCGTTTCCTATGCTGGGGTAATATCCACTgtaaattaa